A genomic window from Pseudomonas cavernicola includes:
- a CDS encoding ABC transporter ATP-binding protein, producing MTQTILKISGLKVAYGGIQAVKGVDMEIRTGELVTLIGSNGAGKSTTMKAITGLQAWGAGDIEYQGTSIKGLQTHDLLERKLVMVPEGRGVFARMSITENLQMGAYSRNDADIASDIERMFSLFPRLKERAKQLAGTLSGGEQQMLAMARALMSQPKLLLLDEPSMGLSPIMVEKIFEVIRDISASGMTVLLVEQNARLALQAADRAYVMDSGLISMSGEAQQMLQDPKVTAAYLGE from the coding sequence ATGACACAGACAATACTGAAAATCAGCGGACTCAAAGTCGCCTATGGCGGTATCCAGGCGGTTAAAGGCGTGGATATGGAAATCCGAACGGGCGAACTGGTGACCCTGATCGGCTCCAACGGCGCCGGCAAATCGACCACCATGAAAGCCATCACCGGCCTGCAAGCTTGGGGCGCAGGCGATATCGAATATCAAGGCACGTCGATCAAGGGCCTGCAAACCCACGACCTGCTCGAACGCAAATTGGTCATGGTGCCCGAGGGGCGCGGCGTGTTCGCGCGGATGAGCATCACCGAAAACCTGCAGATGGGCGCCTACAGCCGCAACGATGCGGATATCGCCAGCGACATCGAGCGCATGTTCAGCCTCTTTCCGCGCCTCAAGGAGCGGGCGAAACAGCTCGCCGGCACCCTGTCCGGCGGTGAGCAGCAGATGCTGGCGATGGCGCGGGCACTGATGAGTCAGCCCAAACTGCTGCTGCTGGACGAGCCCTCCATGGGCCTCTCGCCGATCATGGTGGAGAAGATCTTCGAGGTGATCCGTGACATCTCGGCCTCCGGCATGACCGTTCTGCTGGTAGAGCAGAACGCCCGGCTGGCGCTGCAGGCGGCGGATCGTGCCTATGTGATGGACTCGGGCCTGATCAGCATGAGCGGAGAGGCCCAGCAGATGCTGCAAGACCCGAAGGTTACCGCCGCCTATCTGGGCGAATAA
- a CDS encoding ABC transporter ATP-binding protein: MTQQASLLSVKGMSKSFGGLKALSDVGIEVARGDIYGLIGPNGAGKTTFFNVVTGLYTPDTGECRLDDQIYKPTAVHEVAKIGIARTFQNIRLFGDMTAHENVMVGRHVRTKAGILGAILRTKATRREEDEIDNIAHDLLEYVGIGKYANYTARNLSYGHQRRLEIARALATEPKLLALDEPAAGMNATEKVELRDLLEKIRGDGKTILLIEHDVKLMMGLCDQMTVLDYGKVIAQGLPQDVKSHPAVIEAYLGTSAV, from the coding sequence ATGACCCAGCAAGCCAGCCTGCTTTCAGTCAAAGGCATGAGTAAGAGCTTCGGCGGCCTGAAAGCCCTTAGCGACGTCGGTATCGAGGTCGCCCGTGGCGACATCTATGGCCTGATCGGCCCCAACGGCGCCGGCAAAACCACCTTCTTCAATGTCGTGACGGGGCTGTACACCCCGGACACTGGCGAATGCCGTCTGGATGACCAGATCTACAAACCGACAGCCGTGCATGAGGTCGCTAAAATCGGCATTGCCCGTACCTTCCAGAACATCCGCCTGTTTGGCGACATGACGGCCCATGAGAACGTCATGGTCGGGCGCCATGTGCGCACCAAGGCCGGCATTCTCGGCGCGATCCTGCGCACCAAAGCCACCCGCCGCGAGGAGGACGAGATCGACAACATCGCTCACGACCTGCTCGAATACGTCGGCATCGGCAAGTACGCCAACTACACAGCACGCAATCTCTCCTATGGCCATCAGCGCCGCCTGGAGATCGCCCGCGCCTTGGCCACCGAGCCCAAGCTGCTGGCGCTCGACGAGCCGGCTGCCGGGATGAACGCCACCGAGAAGGTCGAGCTGCGCGATCTGCTGGAGAAAATCCGTGGCGACGGCAAGACCATTCTGCTGATCGAGCACGACGTCAAATTGATGATGGGGCTCTGCGATCAGATGACCGTTCTCGACTATGGCAAGGTCATCGCTCAGGGCCTGCCGCAAGACGTCAAATCTCATCCGGCGGTTATCGAAGCCTACCTTGGCACTTCCGCCGTTTAG
- a CDS encoding ABC transporter permease subunit translates to MTNQPHTQGSRSDLIKPILLVALVLVAPLVIGAVGGNYWVRVLDFALLYIMLALGLNIVVGMAGLLDLGYIAFYAIGAYAAALLGSTHLTNNFVELQQMFPAGLHVSLWLILPGAALLAAFFGILLGTPTLRLRGDYLAIVTLGFGEIIRIFINNLDRPLNFTNGPKGISGIDPATFFGFDFSMRHTFFGVRFDSVVLYYYLFVVVVVLVAFVCHRLQHSRIGRGWIAIREDEIAAKAMGINTRNLKLTAFAMGASFGGLAGALFGSFQGFVSPESFSLMESITVLVMVVLGGMGHIPGVILGGVLLAVLPEVLRATVAPLQVAIFGKVLIDAEVVRQLLYGLAIILIVLYRPVGLWPSPRKEDRPIVRRGNDLSQV, encoded by the coding sequence ATGACGAATCAACCGCACACGCAGGGTTCCCGCAGCGATCTTATAAAGCCGATTCTGCTGGTTGCCCTGGTTCTCGTTGCCCCCCTGGTCATTGGCGCAGTCGGGGGCAACTATTGGGTACGGGTGCTCGATTTCGCCCTGCTCTACATCATGCTCGCCCTGGGGCTGAATATCGTGGTGGGCATGGCCGGGCTGCTCGATCTGGGCTATATCGCCTTCTATGCCATAGGGGCCTATGCCGCAGCATTGCTGGGCTCCACCCACCTCACGAACAATTTCGTTGAGCTGCAGCAGATGTTTCCTGCCGGATTGCATGTGAGCCTGTGGCTGATCCTGCCAGGCGCTGCTTTGTTGGCCGCGTTCTTCGGCATCTTGCTGGGGACCCCGACTCTCAGGCTGCGCGGTGACTACCTGGCCATCGTCACCTTGGGCTTCGGCGAAATCATCCGTATCTTCATCAACAACCTGGATCGCCCGCTGAACTTTACCAATGGGCCGAAGGGTATCTCCGGGATCGATCCCGCCACGTTCTTCGGGTTCGATTTCTCCATGCGCCATACGTTTTTCGGCGTTCGCTTCGATTCGGTAGTGCTGTATTACTACCTGTTCGTCGTCGTGGTGGTGCTCGTCGCCTTCGTCTGCCACCGGCTGCAGCACTCGCGGATTGGTCGTGGCTGGATCGCCATTCGTGAAGACGAAATCGCGGCTAAGGCCATGGGCATCAACACCCGCAATCTGAAGCTGACGGCATTCGCCATGGGCGCCTCCTTCGGTGGGCTTGCCGGCGCCCTGTTCGGCTCCTTCCAAGGCTTTGTCTCGCCCGAGTCGTTCAGCCTGATGGAGTCCATCACCGTTCTGGTCATGGTGGTACTCGGCGGGATGGGACACATCCCTGGTGTCATTCTGGGCGGCGTGTTGCTGGCTGTGCTGCCGGAAGTCCTGCGCGCCACAGTCGCGCCTCTGCAAGTCGCGATCTTCGGCAAAGTGCTGATCGATGCGGAAGTGGTGCGCCAGTTGCTCTATGGCCTGGCCATAATTCTCATCGTGCTGTATCGGCCTGTTGGCCTCTGGCCTTCGCCCCGTAAGGAAGATCGCCCCATCGTGAGACGGGGCAACGACCTGAGCCAAGTCTAA
- a CDS encoding branched-chain amino acid ABC transporter permease, with product MDLFIQQVVNGLVLGSIYALIALGYTMVYGILRIINFAHGDVLMIGALTAFSVLSLLQAYFPGLSPWLMLGFASLIAMLTCAVLSYLLERIAYRPLRKAPRLAPLITAIGASVLLQTIAMMIWSRNPLSFPELLPTDPISIGSTEATITLKEMIIIGMSLAVMAGLLLLVNKTKLGRAMRATAENPSIASLMGVNPNKVISITFMLGGALAALAGVMTATNYGNAHFYMGFLPGLKAFTAAVLGGIGNLGGAMLGGLLLGLIESLGAGYIGDLTGGVLGSHYQDVFAFIVLITVLVFRPSGLLGERVSDRA from the coding sequence ATGGACCTATTCATCCAGCAGGTCGTCAACGGCTTGGTACTGGGCAGCATCTATGCACTGATCGCGCTCGGCTACACGATGGTCTATGGCATTCTCAGAATCATCAACTTCGCCCATGGCGATGTCTTGATGATCGGCGCTCTTACCGCCTTTTCGGTCTTGAGCCTGTTGCAGGCGTATTTTCCTGGCCTGTCTCCCTGGCTGATGCTGGGCTTCGCGTCGCTCATCGCCATGCTGACCTGCGCAGTCTTGAGTTATTTACTCGAACGCATTGCCTACCGCCCCCTACGCAAGGCACCGCGACTGGCTCCGCTGATCACCGCTATTGGTGCTTCGGTCTTGCTGCAGACCATCGCCATGATGATCTGGTCGCGCAACCCCTTGAGCTTCCCCGAGCTATTGCCCACCGATCCGATCAGTATCGGCTCCACCGAAGCCACCATAACCCTCAAGGAAATGATCATCATCGGCATGTCGCTGGCGGTAATGGCCGGCCTATTGCTACTGGTGAACAAGACCAAGCTGGGCCGGGCCATGCGGGCCACGGCGGAGAACCCCAGCATCGCCAGCTTGATGGGGGTGAACCCGAATAAAGTCATCTCCATCACCTTCATGCTGGGTGGCGCACTGGCGGCGTTGGCCGGTGTGATGACCGCGACGAACTACGGCAATGCACACTTCTACATGGGCTTCCTGCCCGGCCTGAAAGCCTTCACCGCCGCCGTGCTCGGCGGCATCGGCAACTTGGGCGGGGCCATGTTGGGCGGCCTGCTATTGGGCCTGATCGAGTCCCTCGGGGCGGGGTATATCGGCGACCTGACCGGTGGGGTACTCGGCTCCCACTACCAGGATGTATTCGCCTTTATCGTCCTTATCACCGTTCTCGTGTTCCGCCCCTCGGGTTTGTTGGGCGAGCGCGTATCCGATCGCGCCTAA
- the lhpI gene encoding bifunctional Delta(1)-pyrroline-2-carboxylate/Delta(1)-piperideine-2-carboxylate reductase, protein MKTFNQEETAKLLPMRELVDTLSTTIREYAAGKIISPERLVVPLKEGGVMLSMPASADDIAIHKLVNVNPRNAKEGLPTIQGQVLGCDALRGTLLFSVDGPTVTGCRTAAVTMLAIARLLERPPKSILLIGTGKQASNHVEAIAEMFPQAQVRVRGHEAAKTAAFVARYQRGALDVKVDDGSAHQDADVVITLTTSKTPVYSELAKPGCLVIGVGAFTPDAAEIAPITIAGSTLYVDDPLGARHEAGDLIQADIDWSRVKPLASALDSKPDFSKPILFKSVGCGAWDLAACRVIKAKLNQA, encoded by the coding sequence ATGAAAACCTTTAATCAAGAAGAAACCGCCAAGCTGTTGCCGATGCGCGAATTGGTCGACACGCTAAGCACAACCATTCGTGAATATGCCGCCGGCAAAATCATCAGCCCCGAGCGCCTGGTCGTCCCCCTCAAAGAAGGTGGTGTGATGCTGTCCATGCCGGCCAGCGCAGACGACATTGCGATTCACAAACTGGTCAACGTCAATCCGCGTAACGCCAAAGAAGGTCTGCCGACCATCCAGGGCCAGGTACTGGGTTGCGATGCGCTGCGCGGCACGCTGCTGTTCTCCGTGGACGGCCCCACCGTTACCGGCTGTCGCACCGCCGCCGTGACGATGCTGGCCATTGCTCGCCTGCTGGAGCGGCCGCCGAAGTCGATCCTGCTGATCGGCACGGGCAAACAAGCTTCAAATCATGTCGAAGCCATTGCCGAAATGTTTCCGCAAGCCCAGGTTCGGGTCAGAGGCCACGAAGCGGCAAAAACCGCCGCATTCGTTGCGCGCTACCAGCGCGGGGCTCTGGACGTGAAGGTCGATGATGGTTCGGCCCACCAAGATGCCGACGTCGTGATCACCCTGACCACCAGTAAAACGCCGGTCTATAGTGAACTAGCCAAGCCCGGTTGCCTGGTGATCGGCGTGGGCGCCTTCACGCCGGATGCCGCCGAGATAGCCCCCATCACCATCGCCGGCAGCACCCTGTATGTCGATGACCCGCTGGGTGCCCGTCACGAGGCAGGCGACCTGATCCAGGCGGATATCGACTGGTCCAGGGTCAAGCCTCTAGCCTCTGCTCTCGACAGCAAACCCGACTTCTCCAAGCCGATTCTGTTCAAGAGCGTTGGCTGTGGAGCCTGGGATTTGGCAGCTTGTCGTGTGATCAAGGCTAAGCTTAATCAGGCATAG
- a CDS encoding proline racemase family protein produces the protein MLVNESVIGSVFSGRVLGETTVGAYPAVIPEVRGNAQIYGFASWIINEKDPLTYGFLVR, from the coding sequence TTGCTCGTCAACGAGTCGGTCATCGGCTCTGTATTCAGTGGCCGCGTGCTCGGCGAAACCACGGTCGGCGCTTACCCCGCGGTGATTCCCGAGGTCAGGGGGAATGCGCAGATCTACGGCTTCGCCAGCTGGATCATCAACGAAAAAGATCCTCTGACCTACGGCTTTCTGGTTCGGTAA
- a CDS encoding proline racemase family protein, which yields MSEASVATADQASATEVQTGPANAAFPVVHPDVPELNHIYGTIIDGAPRHAGSTQANCCIFADRQVDRSPTGSGTAGRVAQLYQRGRLALGRFARQRVGHRLCIQWPRARRNHGRAYPAVIPEVRGNAQIYGFASWIINEKDPLTYGFLVR from the coding sequence ATCAGCGAGGCCTCGGTCGCCACCGCTGATCAAGCTTCGGCGACCGAGGTTCAAACAGGGCCCGCCAACGCCGCCTTCCCCGTCGTCCACCCCGATGTGCCGGAACTGAACCACATCTACGGCACCATCATCGATGGCGCTCCCCGTCATGCGGGTTCGACTCAGGCCAACTGCTGCATCTTCGCCGACCGTCAGGTCGATCGTTCGCCGACCGGCTCAGGGACTGCCGGCCGTGTCGCCCAACTGTACCAGCGCGGTCGGCTCGCGCTGGGGCGATTTGCTCGTCAACGAGTCGGTCATCGGCTCTGTATTCAGTGGCCGCGTGCTCGGCGAAACCACGGTCGCGCTTACCCCGCGGTGATCCCCGAGGTCAGGGGGAATGCGCAGATCTACGGCTTCGCCAGCTGGATCATCAACGAAAAAGATCCTCTGACCTACGGCTTTCTGGTTCGGTAA
- a CDS encoding delta(1)-pyrroline-2-carboxylate reductase family protein: MLAIARLLERPPKSILLIGTGKQASNHVEAIAEMFPQAQVRVRGHEAAKTAAFVARYQRGALDVKVDDGSAHQDADVVITLTTSKTPVYSELAKPGCLVIGVGAFTPDAAEIAPITIAGSTLYVDDPLGARHEAGDLIQADIDWSRVKPLASALDSKPDFSKPILFKSVGCGAWDLAACRVIKAKLNQA; this comes from the coding sequence ATGCTGGCCATTGCTCGCCTGCTGGAGCGGCCGCCGAAGTCGATCCTGCTGATCGGCACGGGCAAACAAGCTTCAAATCATGTCGAAGCCATTGCCGAAATGTTTCCGCAAGCCCAGGTTCGGGTCAGAGGCCACGAAGCGGCAAAAACCGCCGCATTCGTTGCGCGCTACCAGCGCGGGGCTCTGGACGTGAAGGTCGATGATGGTTCGGCCCACCAAGATGCCGACGTCGTGATCACCCTGACCACCAGTAAAACGCCGGTCTATAGTGAACTAGCCAAGCCCGGTTGCCTGGTGATCGGCGTGGGCGCCTTCACGCCGGATGCCGCCGAGATAGCCCCCATCACCATCGCCGGCAGCACCCTGTATGTCGATGACCCGCTGGGTGCCCGTCACGAGGCAGGCGACCTGATCCAGGCGGATATCGACTGGTCCAGGGTCAAGCCTCTAGCCTCTGCTCTCGACAGCAAACCCGACTTCTCCAAGCCGATTCTGTTCAAGAGCGTTGGCTGTGGAGCCTGGGATTTGGCAGCTTGTCGTGTGATCAAGGCTAAGCTTAATCAGGCATAG
- the putA gene encoding trifunctional transcriptional regulator/proline dehydrogenase/L-glutamate gamma-semialdehyde dehydrogenase, whose protein sequence is MASTTFGVKLDEATRERLKEAAQKIERTPHWLIKQAIYSYLTTLESGMSMPELQSIADRLDEGDLELSEALAEPVHQPFLEFAESILPQSVLRAAITAAYRRPEQEVVPMLLEQARLPEETAKAAHKLAYGIAEKLRNQKSASGRAGIVQGLLQEFSLSSQEGVALMCLAEALLRIPDKGTRDALIRDKISTGNWHPHLGRSSSIFVNAATWGLLLTGKLVATHNEASLSTALSRVIGKSGEPLIRKGVDMAMRLMGEQFVTGETIAEALANARNCESKGFRYSYDMLGEAALTKQDAERYLASYEQAIHAIGKASQGRGIYEGPGISIKLSALHPRYNRAQYERVMDELYPQLLQLTLLAKQYDIGLNVDAEEADRLELSLDLLERLCFEPRLAGWNGIGFVIQAYQKRCPYVIDYLIDLARRSRHRLMIRLVKGAYWDSEIKRAQVDGLEGYPVYTRKMYTDVSFIACARKLLAAPGAIYPQFATHNAHTLAAIYQIAGQNYYPGQYEFQCLHGMGEPLYEQVVGKIAEGKLNRPCRIYAPVGTHETLLAYLVRRLLENGANTSFVNRIADHSISLDELVADPVESIEQAAAQEGTLGLSHPRIPLPRDLYGKGRINSSGIDLSNEQRLGSLSSALLASSHGAWQAAPMLGCPVQNGSSQPLRNPADHRDIVGQVQEASEADVDNALMCATSVAPIWQATPPSERATALERAADLMEDEIQSLMGLLVREAGKTFANAISEVREAVDFLRYYAAQARNDFANDTHRPLGPVVCISPWNFPLAIFTGQVAAALAAGNPALAKPAEQTPLVAAQAVRILLEAGIPEGVVQLLPGRGETVGARLVGDNRVKGVMFTGSTEVARLLQRNIAGRLDAQGRPIPLIAETGGQNAMIVDSSALVEQVVSDVVASAFDSAGQRCSALRVLCVQEDVAERVLEMLKGAMGECRLGNPESLAVDIGPVIDAEARAGLEKHIQAMRAKGRKVYQTARTEANVSQRGTYVPPTLIELESFAELEREIFGPVLHVVRYKRKNLNHLLEHINGSGYGLTLGVHTRIDETIAKVIDRAQAGNLYVNRNMVGAVVGVQPFGGEGLSGTGPKAGGPLYMYRLLSARPADAIARSFAQQDAATPVDARLREALAKPFMSLKKWAASHGEEALAALCKEFAEQSQSGLSRALTGPTGERNTYSLVPREQVLCLADNDADRLIQLAAVLAVGAHCVWPEQAAALLGRLPMDVQARIQLVADWSKDEADYDAVLHHGDSDQLRAVCQQVAKRKGAIVGVLGLSHGETSVPLERLVIERALSVNTAAAGGNASLMTIG, encoded by the coding sequence ATGGCCAGCACCACCTTTGGGGTCAAACTCGACGAAGCAACCCGCGAACGCCTGAAAGAGGCCGCGCAAAAGATAGAGCGCACGCCGCACTGGTTGATCAAACAGGCGATCTACAGCTATCTGACCACCCTTGAGAGCGGCATGAGCATGCCCGAGCTGCAAAGCATTGCCGACCGTTTGGACGAGGGTGATCTGGAATTGAGCGAAGCCCTGGCTGAGCCAGTGCATCAGCCCTTTCTGGAGTTTGCCGAAAGCATCCTGCCGCAGTCCGTTTTGCGTGCAGCAATCACCGCCGCCTACCGCCGACCCGAGCAGGAAGTCGTGCCGATGCTCCTGGAACAAGCGCGCCTGCCTGAAGAGACGGCCAAGGCCGCGCACAAGCTGGCCTACGGCATCGCTGAAAAGCTGCGCAACCAGAAGAGCGCCAGCGGCCGCGCGGGAATAGTTCAGGGGCTCTTGCAGGAGTTCTCCCTCTCCTCTCAGGAAGGTGTGGCACTCATGTGCCTGGCTGAAGCCTTGCTGCGCATACCGGACAAGGGCACTCGCGACGCCCTGATCCGCGACAAGATCAGCACGGGCAACTGGCATCCGCATCTGGGGCGTAGCTCGTCGATATTCGTCAACGCAGCCACCTGGGGCCTGCTGCTGACCGGCAAGCTAGTCGCAACCCATAACGAGGCCAGCCTGTCCACCGCCCTCAGCCGGGTCATCGGTAAAAGCGGTGAGCCGCTGATCCGCAAAGGCGTGGACATGGCCATGCGCTTGATGGGGGAGCAGTTCGTCACCGGTGAAACCATCGCCGAAGCGCTGGCCAACGCCCGCAACTGCGAGTCCAAAGGCTTCCGCTATTCGTATGACATGCTTGGCGAGGCGGCTCTGACCAAGCAGGATGCCGAGCGCTATCTGGCCTCCTATGAGCAGGCCATCCACGCCATCGGCAAGGCCTCCCAGGGCCGTGGCATCTATGAAGGACCGGGCATTTCCATCAAGCTTTCCGCACTGCACCCGCGCTACAACCGCGCCCAGTACGAGCGCGTGATGGACGAGCTTTACCCGCAGCTGCTGCAACTGACCCTGCTGGCCAAGCAGTACGACATCGGCCTGAACGTCGATGCTGAAGAGGCCGACCGCCTCGAGCTTTCCCTGGACCTGCTCGAGCGCCTTTGCTTCGAGCCGCGGCTGGCCGGCTGGAATGGCATCGGCTTCGTGATTCAGGCCTACCAGAAGCGCTGCCCCTATGTGATCGACTACCTGATCGACCTGGCCCGGCGCAGCCGCCACCGTCTGATGATCCGTCTGGTCAAGGGCGCCTACTGGGACAGCGAGATCAAGCGTGCTCAGGTTGACGGCCTGGAAGGCTACCCGGTCTACACCCGCAAGATGTACACCGATGTGTCCTTCATCGCCTGCGCTCGAAAGCTGCTGGCCGCGCCAGGAGCCATCTACCCGCAGTTCGCCACTCACAACGCCCACACCCTGGCCGCCATCTACCAGATTGCGGGGCAGAACTACTACCCGGGCCAATACGAGTTCCAGTGCCTGCACGGCATGGGTGAGCCGCTCTACGAGCAGGTGGTGGGCAAGATCGCCGAGGGCAAGCTGAACCGTCCGTGCCGTATCTACGCACCGGTCGGCACCCATGAAACCTTGCTGGCTTATCTGGTGCGCCGGCTGCTGGAAAACGGCGCGAACACCTCCTTCGTCAACCGCATTGCCGACCACTCCATCTCCCTCGACGAACTGGTCGCCGATCCGGTGGAAAGCATCGAGCAAGCCGCTGCCCAGGAAGGCACCCTTGGCCTGTCGCACCCGCGCATTCCGCTACCGCGTGACCTGTATGGCAAGGGCCGGATCAATTCCAGCGGCATCGATCTGTCCAATGAGCAGCGTCTCGGCTCGTTGTCCAGTGCCTTGCTGGCGAGCAGCCATGGGGCCTGGCAGGCAGCGCCAATGCTGGGGTGCCCGGTGCAGAACGGCAGTTCCCAGCCGCTGCGCAACCCGGCGGATCATCGCGACATCGTCGGCCAGGTCCAGGAAGCCAGCGAGGCCGACGTGGACAATGCCCTGATGTGCGCAACTAGCGTCGCGCCAATCTGGCAGGCAACCCCGCCCTCCGAGCGCGCCACCGCCCTGGAGCGCGCCGCAGATCTGATGGAAGACGAAATCCAGAGCCTGATGGGCCTGTTGGTTCGCGAGGCTGGCAAGACCTTTGCCAACGCCATTTCCGAAGTGCGCGAAGCCGTGGACTTCCTGCGTTACTACGCCGCCCAGGCGCGTAACGATTTCGCCAACGATACCCACCGTCCGCTGGGACCGGTGGTCTGCATCAGCCCGTGGAACTTCCCGCTGGCGATCTTTACCGGGCAGGTGGCTGCCGCCTTGGCTGCAGGTAACCCTGCCCTGGCCAAACCGGCCGAGCAGACACCACTGGTGGCCGCCCAGGCCGTGCGCATCCTCCTCGAGGCTGGTATTCCGGAAGGCGTTGTACAACTCCTGCCGGGCCGCGGCGAGACCGTCGGTGCCCGTCTGGTAGGCGACAATCGCGTCAAGGGCGTCATGTTCACCGGCTCGACCGAAGTGGCCCGCCTCCTCCAGCGCAACATCGCTGGTCGGCTTGACGCGCAGGGCCGCCCGATCCCACTGATTGCCGAGACCGGCGGCCAGAACGCGATGATCGTCGACTCCTCCGCTCTCGTGGAGCAGGTCGTCAGCGATGTGGTCGCCTCTGCCTTCGATAGTGCCGGCCAACGCTGCTCGGCTCTGCGCGTGCTCTGTGTGCAGGAAGACGTGGCCGAACGCGTATTGGAAATGCTCAAAGGTGCCATGGGCGAATGCCGCCTGGGCAACCCGGAATCCCTGGCAGTGGACATAGGCCCGGTGATCGACGCCGAAGCCAGGGCCGGGCTCGAGAAACACATCCAGGCCATGCGCGCCAAAGGTCGGAAGGTCTACCAGACGGCACGCACCGAGGCGAACGTCAGCCAGCGCGGCACCTATGTCCCACCGACCCTGATCGAACTGGAAAGCTTCGCCGAGCTGGAGCGCGAGATCTTCGGCCCCGTGCTGCACGTCGTCCGCTACAAGCGCAAGAATCTCAATCACTTGCTGGAGCACATCAACGGCTCCGGCTATGGCCTGACCCTAGGCGTACACACGCGCATCGACGAGACCATCGCCAAGGTCATTGACCGTGCCCAGGCCGGCAACCTCTATGTCAATCGCAACATGGTGGGTGCGGTAGTCGGCGTGCAGCCGTTCGGCGGTGAGGGCTTGTCCGGCACCGGTCCGAAAGCCGGCGGCCCCCTGTACATGTATCGCTTGCTGTCGGCTCGACCAGCGGATGCCATCGCCCGCTCATTTGCGCAGCAAGACGCCGCCACTCCGGTCGACGCTCGCCTGCGTGAGGCTCTGGCCAAGCCGTTCATGTCGCTCAAGAAGTGGGCTGCCAGCCACGGTGAGGAGGCTCTTGCGGCACTCTGCAAAGAGTTCGCCGAACAGTCCCAGAGCGGGCTAAGCAGAGCGCTGACGGGGCCCACGGGTGAGCGCAATACCTACAGCCTGGTGCCAAGAGAACAGGTGCTCTGCCTGGCTGACAACGACGCCGACCGCCTGATCCAGCTGGCCGCCGTGCTTGCAGTCGGGGCGCATTGCGTCTGGCCGGAGCAAGCCGCCGCCCTGCTTGGCCGCTTGCCCATGGACGTGCAAGCGCGCATCCAGCTGGTAGCCGACTGGAGCAAAGACGAGGCCGACTATGACGCAGTATTGCACCACGGCGATTCAGACCAATTGCGTGCGGTCTGCCAACAGGTAGCCAAGCGCAAGGGCGCAATAGTCGGAGTGCTAGGCTTGTCCCATGGTGAAACCTCGGTCCCGCTGGAGCGCCTCGTAATCGAACGGGCACTCAGCGTTAACACCGCGGCAGCAGGTGGCAATGCCAGCTTGATGACTATTGGCTGA